The Stenotrophomonas sp. ASS1 genome segment GGTGCTGGCACAGGGACTGCAGACCTCGTTCGAACCGGGCCAGCCGGCGCCGGCACCGGCCGCAGGCGCACTGCAGGTCACGATCGGCAACGGCCCTGCTGCGCCTTACGCCGCCAAGCGCAATGCGGGCTACAGCGGCCTGCATGCACTGCGCTACAGCAGCGAAGGCGGCAGCGCGCGACGCGAGCTGTTCAAGGCGGACATGACCATCGAGGCCGATACCACCCTGTCGTGGCTGGTGCTGCCGGAGATCGTCGGCAAGGACACCGTGGCCTCGACCTATGTGTCACTGGACCTGCTGCTGGACGATGGCAGCCGCGTTTCGGCCAGCGCTGCACGCGACCAGCATGGCGTGGCCATCGGTGCGCGCGCGCAGGGCGATTCGAAGACGCTGTATCCGCAGCAGTGGGCGCGCAAGGCGGTGCGGCTGGGCGACGTGCCCGCGCTGAAGGGCCGCCGCGTGGTGGCGATCGAACTGGACGTGGCCAGTGCCGACGGTGCACCGGTCTCGGGCTGGATCGATGACGTGCGCCTGGACACAGTGCCACGTCAGCAGCCAGCGCGCGTCTCCGACTGGGTGCTGACCACCCGTGGCACCCAGGCCAACGGCACCTTCTCGCGCGGCAACAATTTCCCGGCCACCGCGGTACCGCACGGATTCAACTTCTGGACCCCGGTGACCGATGCTGGCGCACTGAACTGGCTGTACCGCTGGAACGAACAGAACGACGCACAGAACCGCCCGCAGCTGCAGGCGCTTGCGCTGAGCCATCAGCCCAGCCCGTGGATGGGCGACCGCCAGACCTTCCAGGTGATGCCCTCGGCCAGCCGTGGCGTGCCGGAGGCCGACCGTCGCAAGCGCGCGCTGTCATTCGAGCGCAGCCATGAAAGCGCGCGCCCGTATCGCTACGACGTGCGCTTCGACAACGGCATCGCGGCCGCCATCGCGCCGACCGATCATGCCGCGCTGTTCCGCTTTGATTTCCCCGAGGGCGGCGACGCCAACCTGCTGTTCGACAATGTCGATGCACGCGGTGGCCTGACCCTGGACGCTGCCACGCAGACACTGTCCGGCTACACCGATACGCGCAGCGGGCTGTCCAATGGCGCCAGCCGCATGTACGTGGCAGCCAGCTTCGACAGGCCATGGCACAGCAGCGGGCGCATCGGCACCGGCCGACCGACCGGCTACATCAAGTTCGATGCCGGCAGCGACCGGCGGGTGACCATGCGCATCGCCACCTCGCTGATCTCGGTGGAACAGGCACGGCACAACCTGGCCCTGGAAATCGCCGCAGCCGATACGCTGGAAAGCGTGGCCGGCCGTGCGCAGGATGCATGGGACGCGCGCCTGGGCCGCTTCGACATCGGCGATGCCAGCGACGACCAGAAGACCACGCTGTATTCCAGCCTGTACCGGCTGTTCCTGTACCCCAATTCCGGCCACGAGAACGTGGGCAGCGCCGCCGCACCGGAGTGGCGCTACGCCAACCAGGCCAGCGCCAGCGATGACAACACCGAGGGCAGCGCGACCCGCAGCTACGCCGCCGTGCGCGACGGCAAGGTATTCGTCAACAACGGCTTCTGGGACACCTTCCGCACCACCTGGCCGGCCTATGCGCTGTTCGCTCCGGAGGATGCCGGGCAGCTGGTACAGGGCTTCATCGAGCAGTACCGTGCCGGCGGCTGGATCGCGCGCTGGTCGTCGCCGGGCTACGCCGACCTGATGGTCGGCACCAGCTCTGACGTGGCGTTCGCCGATGCCTGGCTGAAGGGCATCGGCGGTTTCGATCCGGCCGAGGCCTATGCCGCCGCGCTGAAGAACGCGACCGTGGTACCACCCGACCGCCATGTCGGCCGCAAGGGCATGGACCGTTCGACCTTCCGCGGCTACGCCAGCGCCGACGTGCACGAAGGCATGTCGTGGACGATGGAAGGCGCACTCAATGACTTCGGCATCGCCAACATGGCCGATGCCCTGGCCAAGCGCGCGACCGCACCTGCCGCACGCGAGCGCTACAGCACCGAGGCCGACTACTTCCGCCACCGCGCCGCCAGCTACGCGACGATGTTCGACCCTGCCGCCGGCTTCTTCCAGGGCCGCAAGGCCGATGGCCGCTGGCGCGTGGACGCCAAGGACTACGACCCGCGCGTGTGGGGCCACGATTACACCGAATCCAACGGCTGGACCTTCGCCTTCACCGCCGCCCATGACGGCGAAGGCCTGGCCGCGCTGTACGGTGGCCGCGAAAAGCTGGCGGCGAAGCTGGATACCTTCTTCGCCACGCCGGAAACCGCGGATCCGGCACTTGCGGGCTCCTACGGCGGCACCATCCACGAGATGACCGAAGCACGCGACGTGCGCATGGGCATGTACGCGCACAGCAACCAGCCTGCGCACCACATCCCGTGGATGTACCTGTATGCCGGGCAGCCGTGGAAGACCCAGCAGCACGTGCGCGAGATCCTGTCGCGGCTGTACGTCGGCAGCGAGATCGGCCAGGGCTATCCGGGCGATGAGGACAACGGCGAAACCTCGGCATGGTACGTGCTGGCGTCGCTGGGCCTGTACCCGCTGCGCATGGGCGCCCCGGAGTACGTGATCGGCTCGCCGGCATTCGAGCATGCACGGGTGGAGCTGCAGGGTGGCGCGGTGCTGACCGTGAACGCGGCCAACAACTCGCGCGAGAACGTCTACGTGCAGTCGCTGAAGATCAACGGTACGCCGTGGACGAAGACCTGGGTGCCGCACGACCTGATCGCCAAGGGCGCGACCCTCGACTTCGTGATGGGACCCCGTCCCTCGCGCTGGGGCAGCGGCGTGGACGATGTGCCGCGCTCGTTGACCGCGCGCGGCCAGCGCCCGCAGCTGCTGCACGACCTGCTCGGCAGCGGCGCGAAGGCGATGCTGGCCGATGGCCGTGCCCTGCCCGCACTGGTCGATGACGATGCGAGCACCACCGTGGGTCTGGGCGGCGGCGCAACCATCGCGCTGACCGGACTGAGCGACGGCACGCCGACGATGTACACGCTCACCAGCGGTGACGGCCGCATCCAGGGCGGTGAGTGGACGTTGGAGGCACGCAACGGCGGCGGCAGCTGGACCGTGCTCGACCAGCGCAGCGGCGAAGACTTCGCGTCTGCCCGCCAGACCCGTCCGTTCCGCATCGCCAAACCCGGCCGCTACAGCGAATACCGACTGCGCCTGGCCGCACCGGGCCGGATGCCGCTGGCGGAAATCGAACTGCTGGCGGCCGGCACCGTACAATGAGCTGCATGCGCTTCCGTCTACTGCCTCTGGCCCTTGTTGCCCTGTCCTTCTCAAGCTTCGGCCAGACCCAGGCGTTCGATACGCAGCTGACCCGCGACGGCGTGACGCTGAACTACCAGGACGCCCGTGGCGCCCTGGCCGCACCGCAGCGCAAGCGGGTGATCGATACGTTCTTCTTCGCGTACCTGCGCGAACGTGCGGACTTCCATCCCGCTGCGCCGTCAATGGTGCGCATCGTGATCGATCCGGCCTACACCGGCATTGCCTTCGTCGGCGACAAGGACCAGGCAGCGACGATCACCATCAATCCGGGTTGGCTGGCGCAGCACCCGAACGACATCGACCTGGTCACCCATGAGGCGATGCACATCGTGCAGGGGTATCCCGGCTACGGCGATGCACGGGTACCGGGCTGGCTGGTGGAAGGCATCGCCGACTACGCGCGCGACCGCTACGGCATGGACAACGCCGCCGCTGGCTGGGCATTGCCGATGAAGGTCGAGAAGGGGCAGAACGTCGACAGCGGCTACCGGGTGACCGGTGCGTTCCTGAAGTGGGCGGAGGCGGAACATCCCGGCCTGGTGCTGGCACTGGACAAGGCCCTGCGCGACGGCCGCTATGCACCGGCGCTGTGGCAGAAGCACACCGGCAAGGCACTGCCGGCGCTGTGGGCGCAGTACGCCAAGCCGCGTTCGGATGCACCGGCGCCGGCACGGCGCGGCAAGCGCTGACCGCAGGTAGCACCGTGGCTTGCCCGGCGAAACGCCTGTTTCGCCGCGCTGCGCGCCCGCCTGGCATGGCCCGGCATGACCTGCCCAACGGGATCTCATTACGATCTCACGCGGAGTAATCCGACGAGTCGGATAGGCGCCTGTTCACAACAGCACGCGGCAGCAACCGACATCGTGACTGAGCGAGGGTCGCTAACCTTGCTTGCATGAAAATCAGAACCAAGGTCGGTAGGCGCAAAGCGGTCGTTGTGCTGGTGACAGGAGCAGCCATTGCACTGATCACGACCGCGATCTGGACGAGAAGCAACACGCCGAGCGTTCTCGCTGTTGCCCCCCAAGAGCAGCAGACCGTACGGGTTCGTATCAACGGAAAAGATGCTGCGATCGAGACGACGCAGGCCGCAAGCGTTGCCGCCGCCGGGACTCAGTTGATTGCAATTCGCCGAAAGTTGTCGCCCCAGCAGGCCCTTCTGCTGGCGCAGGACATAGCGCGTTGCATAAACGCCGCAAGCTTGGCGGGAACAGACATTCCGACGGGACTGACTCCCGACCAGCAGCGTGAGTTCCGGGAAAACGTTCTGGGTGACTCAGACTGCTCCGCTCTTGAATCAGAACACTCCATCTATGACCTCGCCTACTACGCGGCGTCAGACGGCGACTCCACTGCGAAATTGATGTTCTCGGGACTGGCGTCTCATCAGTTCGACGATGAGCACTCCATGTTCGATGAAGAGCTCGTCAAGCGATTCAAGGAAGCGACAGTGAGATTCCTCAACGAAGCCGCGGACTCGGGTGACAGC includes the following:
- a CDS encoding GH92 family glycosyl hydrolase, producing MTLSDPRRALLPLALALACATTAMPVLAQGLQTSFEPGQPAPAPAAGALQVTIGNGPAAPYAAKRNAGYSGLHALRYSSEGGSARRELFKADMTIEADTTLSWLVLPEIVGKDTVASTYVSLDLLLDDGSRVSASAARDQHGVAIGARAQGDSKTLYPQQWARKAVRLGDVPALKGRRVVAIELDVASADGAPVSGWIDDVRLDTVPRQQPARVSDWVLTTRGTQANGTFSRGNNFPATAVPHGFNFWTPVTDAGALNWLYRWNEQNDAQNRPQLQALALSHQPSPWMGDRQTFQVMPSASRGVPEADRRKRALSFERSHESARPYRYDVRFDNGIAAAIAPTDHAALFRFDFPEGGDANLLFDNVDARGGLTLDAATQTLSGYTDTRSGLSNGASRMYVAASFDRPWHSSGRIGTGRPTGYIKFDAGSDRRVTMRIATSLISVEQARHNLALEIAAADTLESVAGRAQDAWDARLGRFDIGDASDDQKTTLYSSLYRLFLYPNSGHENVGSAAAPEWRYANQASASDDNTEGSATRSYAAVRDGKVFVNNGFWDTFRTTWPAYALFAPEDAGQLVQGFIEQYRAGGWIARWSSPGYADLMVGTSSDVAFADAWLKGIGGFDPAEAYAAALKNATVVPPDRHVGRKGMDRSTFRGYASADVHEGMSWTMEGALNDFGIANMADALAKRATAPAARERYSTEADYFRHRAASYATMFDPAAGFFQGRKADGRWRVDAKDYDPRVWGHDYTESNGWTFAFTAAHDGEGLAALYGGREKLAAKLDTFFATPETADPALAGSYGGTIHEMTEARDVRMGMYAHSNQPAHHIPWMYLYAGQPWKTQQHVREILSRLYVGSEIGQGYPGDEDNGETSAWYVLASLGLYPLRMGAPEYVIGSPAFEHARVELQGGAVLTVNAANNSRENVYVQSLKINGTPWTKTWVPHDLIAKGATLDFVMGPRPSRWGSGVDDVPRSLTARGQRPQLLHDLLGSGAKAMLADGRALPALVDDDASTTVGLGGGATIALTGLSDGTPTMYTLTSGDGRIQGGEWTLEARNGGGSWTVLDQRSGEDFASARQTRPFRIAKPGRYSEYRLRLAAPGRMPLAEIELLAAGTVQ
- a CDS encoding basic secretory protein-like protein; the encoded protein is MSCMRFRLLPLALVALSFSSFGQTQAFDTQLTRDGVTLNYQDARGALAAPQRKRVIDTFFFAYLRERADFHPAAPSMVRIVIDPAYTGIAFVGDKDQAATITINPGWLAQHPNDIDLVTHEAMHIVQGYPGYGDARVPGWLVEGIADYARDRYGMDNAAAGWALPMKVEKGQNVDSGYRVTGAFLKWAEAEHPGLVLALDKALRDGRYAPALWQKHTGKALPALWAQYAKPRSDAPAPARRGKR